A window of Daphnia pulicaria isolate SC F1-1A chromosome 4, SC_F0-13Bv2, whole genome shotgun sequence genomic DNA:
CGGCTCGTGATGGGTCGAGCTAGGTCATATGGCCCTTTAAAATACCAACCAATTCATgcgataattttaaaatgattcaatAGTGTGTCTATTTGTTGCCAATATTATGTATaaacctaaaaaaaatatgtcccAAAAACAAGCTACGGTATTACTTTTTAACCCTAGCTCTTAAGGTTTTATTTTCCGTTTCATGAAAGAACATATGCAGATAGCATCATACAGTTTATAGCCTTCACCATATGAACACATGCTTTTATTACTGAAAACTCTGAAAAACCGAGAAAACCCTTTTCGAAACCAGTTCCCAAGGGAAACAATATTATTGCTAACAGTATATAGTCCTGTAAACCAAGCGGGTATAAAGCGGTAGGGTAGAGGCCTTCAAAAAGCACCAATCACATCGCCGAACTTGACGCTCCCAGAAAAAGGCAGCATGTGGCAGTATCACTTGTTAAAGTATACCTCCATACTAGGTTGTCTTCCCATTTCTAAACAATCCTCCGTTCCGTCAAGTTCGATTCAAAGACGAGATCCAGTATGGAAGAAGAGCGGACGATCGATCCCTATCGCTCAGCGGAAATTCCGTCCATCTCCGATCGATTGGAATTTTTATTCGATAATCCTTTGCAGATTCAAGAACTCACCTTCAAGGAAAATTGTAAACCTTTAAATGAAATCCTCGACTTGACTTGTTCGCCAAATTTGCAAGTTAATCAAGACATTGCCCATAGTGAGCGATACCAAATCGTCAATTTTCAAAGACTCATTTTCTCCTATCACGCTAATCGACTCTATCTACGTGTGGTGGACGCCAAGTCAAGGCCAGTGGTTCTTGTGCTACCTCCAGAAAATGTGGCAGCATttgtcaacagcagcagagacgCTTATTCAACCCTATTGGCAGATTGGGACAGGGCACCGGCTGTCGTTATTGAACTATTCAATTCATCTTTCACCTTCAGCCACAGATCAAGATACGGAATATTAGTCTATGATTTCGTATTTCGCAGCTGGGAACTCATCGGTTTCATCGCTCCACTCGGTTGTGATAAATCGGAATCTGGTCAATCTCCTAATCCAATTATTCGTTTGATTGAATATTTTCAACCAAATTTGAAAGTAAATTATACAGCAGTCCTTTTCTATTGTTCCTATAAATATAACttggattttttattaaattttacatttttaaaacgcAGAAAGTTAATCGTAAGCGGACTTCAACTTGCCGAAAAAAGGACATCACCGAAAAACAAATCCAATCGTTCAACTGCGCAAATTTCTAAGTGATCTAATGCAACATTTGTCGTTTTCAAATATATGTTTacaaaatcaagaaaaccgtaaaaaagaagtgaaaaaTGTATCGTCTACTGTcgaataaaatgttttaaaaaaatattcccaaaaaacttaaaaactatTTCTGTGCTGAAATATTAAACCATTTATTTTATAGCACAGTCCTACTGCCGAGGTTCAAATATGCGTAGTAAAAACGGACGAATagtaggggagagagagaaacctgacgccctttatttttttttagtattccCGTATTCCGTACGGTCTGGGTTAAGCTTATAGCCCCCCAAGAGTCAAGTTCACTCACATTTTGGTAGTCAGAGAAGCAGGGACGACGCGAAGGTTAGCGTGTCAATACTAAAGCGGGTTCAACAGCATCTCAGTGTCAACTTGTGAACTGTTATTTTTGCGTCATCGACTCTCAACTTTCCAGCTCCTGTTTCCAGTAGGGCTACGTAGATCACAGTGGAAGCTCTTAACTGGAGTCAGCCAAACAcatcatttgaatttcccaCGTCAAAACAGCGCCACTTTTGAGCGGCaacaattgaaaacaaacaaaacaaaatcaaatcagccagcagtgatttattttcattgattagTGATTCGCTCGGTACAACCAGTTACAACCTGTAAAAATCCTTGAGGCCTGGATTTGTAAGTAGACTAAATTTACTTTTAgataatataattttacaaataaattaaaccaaaatgtttaaataaatttgaagcTTTATTCATTgagaaaatatattttcttaattttttttataaattgtaaaattattgTCTTAATGTTTAACTTACACAATGTGAAAGTTAAACGGTGGAGAAATGCTATTcgtaaaaaatttaccttaaAACGTTTAAGATAACAAATAACGTGGGAGGGTTTTTTTCCTGCATCCCTCACATAAATGTGTCTATCCTTTTACGACTCTTCGAAAAACAtgacactttgaaaaaaaaacatttctaccCTTTTTAGGTTCCCCTGTGAGCTGTGAGGTCTGTTGTAACAAGACACGAAGATGGCATCATCGTCCCCCCCTCCTCTAATTCCAATAAACGGATCGAATAACGTCTGCTACATCAGAGAAACAAATAATTCTGCAGCGAGTAAACCTATTAATCGAGTAGAATTGCAGTTCGGCGAATTTTTTAATGGTGCAAGTCACGAGTGTTTCAAGACTACAAATGCTTCAAGCAATGGCGAGTACCATCAACAACAGTCCAACTACCATTTTAAACATCCCAATCAGTTTACAACGCATTCCCAAatggaaatcaataaatcgGAATTTTTCCAATCTACAAGACCAAACCCTCCAGAAAACCAACTTTTTCCTGTGGCAGACATCCCTGCCGATTTATTGTTCCAGCATGTTGATCTGCTGAAGGTAAAAATTCACATCCATCATTCTCGCTATTACGTCATAATTTCACTTTAATGTATTGATCCGTAAAGCAGGAGAGAACCTGGAGCCATCAAGAAATTATTTCCGATGTTGATTGTTACTGGTACagaaaaaatcttgaaaatgtAAACACTATCAATTGTCTGAGGAAAGAAATCACAGACTTGAGGACGAAATTAATTGCTGCCGAAAATCATCGAGGTATGCAAGAAAGAATTTTAGAAGTGAATGCGGattataaaataattgtttccaACTGTTGCAGGCAATATAGGAGTTAATAAGACTTTagactggaaagaaaaaactgacAAAAATAATGTATTTACATGCGGGACTTGCCGTAAGGTAATCAAGCAATTACTTTCGTAATAAcctaaaaagtgaaaatttaCTATTTTCGATTAATCATACAATTTaatccaaatgaaaaaaaaatcaggaatACAAAACAGAACGTGGTTTGGAAGTTCATCAGAATAGTAGGCATGCTGATCCTGGATGCTGGATAAATTACCAGTTCGGGTACTTCGTAATACTAATTTACTAAATTTGCGTAACATCATTTAAGGAGATAATTCTCAATAATTCATATGTTTAGAAAAGGCCCCACCCGTGGTCACAGAAAGAGGAATTCTAAGAAATCCCTCCAGCAACTATAAAAAAAGGTGCCGAATACAACGGAAATTATGGATTTATAACTTCACGTAGAGATCCCGATACTATTTGTTTCCTGCTGGTGCCACTAAGCCACCTGCTGTATAACATGCACCGCTTCTCATACAGAAGGAAAATTATCACTCATTTTTCTTAATCAAATGTGTGTACGTCTTcgtcatattttattttatttttaatgtttgaaatGAGATCAAATAAAATCCATTCCTTTGAAAGAACTGGTTTTGTAATAGAAACTTTATTTATTGCATTTGTTCCCTGTTGCGAGGTTTACACAAGTCGTTTATTGACACATTTTAATTGCTAGCGGTATCTATTTATCTCTCATAGGAATTCTTTTCAGAATCATAATTTAGAATAAAGTGTGTTTTCTTAGTTCTAAATGGCGATCAAAATCGATCTTCaaataacaaattattttaaataattcactaTTTTTCAACTCTGGCATATGTTTAAAACAGACCCTGTGCAGGTAGCTAAAGTATTTCCGCGAAGCTAAAACACACACGCCAGAGCTAAGCATCAAAGAGCCAGGTTTTCCACATAGTTTTTTTATGGGTTGTAAGAGGGGAGTAACTTTCTAAACTTTATTTAAGACATGTGCTGTAGCGATTGTAGCCGTGGTACGGTATCCCatacaggaaaaaaaacaaaacagattgGAAGATTAGATTGCAAGATTTGACAAACTGCTGTGTGGCATCCTAGATCCTAGCCCTAGACAAGCAGAGAGGGTAGCCAACTCTTTCTATATGTTTTAGCGTGTGGCTGTGCTGGGCttcattttccccttttatcCGAAACGACTATAGATATTTTGAAATGCAGTATATGATTGAGAATTAtttgagaattttcaaaaatttaactaCTCGTGAACACGCCCTTATTCGGATCTACAtcaaatgtaaatttaatatacTTGAATCCAGccggcgaaaaagaaaaaaaatgctgtATACGATCCGACAAAACAGGTAATTTGCacgcgaaaaaaaataaaaaataaaatctgttCTTGATTTTggatgaaacaaacaaaataaaagggtgTTGTCAAGGTTAATTTTTGTCCTAAATGGATGTTCGctgtcttttttttagtaCGTATAAACCAGTTTAAATCTACGATGCTAGGTAAATGAGATAGTTACCTACCGACTTAAACTAACGATGGACCAAAGAAAATAGTTGTATAACATTTAGCCCCATAAGCTCTATAATTGTGATGTTGGTATGGAGTGAATGAAACGGTTCAGAAAAATTACTTCTAAACATAAaagttacttttaaaaaaaataactattatgtttaatttttttaatgcgaTGTTTGAACTTTCATAAAATTAATTGCGGTAGTAGTTCAATATAATGGCTCAAGGTAACAATATAAAAAAGTGCGATCGATCGCCGAAGGCCAGGATCCCCATTTTAGGGATCTTTGGCCGCTCATTTGCATTCACTGAGTAGGGAAACCCCCCCGGAGCACAGTCCACACAAGACGTTCCACACAAGACGTGTGCTCTTGTGGTGGATGAATCGATGGTTGCTAACTGCTGTTCCGCAAGGGCCACTCCCAAGCAACTCTCAAGGAAAACTACTCCTTCAATATGGTATACATTAATTAGCGAAGGGTAGATGACAAAGCTTAAAATTGAATGCGATTCCCTTAGAAGAAGCAAGGGCAAACATCTGCCGGCAAAGATTGGCACTGAAATGCAGTCCaatacaaaaattgaaatcaatagAAAATTGATAACCAATTTAAGCAGAAAATGTACAAATTAATCGCGGAAATTCCATCTTACTGTTGTCTTAAATTGTCTCTTGCTGCGCTGATGTACATGAAGCGGTAGTTACTAATCAGCTATTCTATATACAAGAGCCCCTCCCAAAAGGAACTCGCAGggaaaaaccttcaaatatTGACACAGACAATGATGGCAAACCAGAAATGTACACGTCACGACATGATTCCCTTAACAACAAGGTGAAAAGCCGCTGCAATTTACTATTGAAACTAAGTCGCATGGAGATTTTCGTATAAATAGACGATTGACGGGCGAGTAAAAACAGAAGAATCGTTAATAAGATGAACCGCGCACATTTGATTCCGCTCTCCATTGTCGGACTATGGGTAAGTCTcttcattaattattattatttcgtttcggaaaatcttgattttcaattgtttttttttttttttttttttttttttgttagctgTTGGTGACGTCTGTTGCAGGTTTTTCTGTCGATGCAGATACACCTTGCAAGCGGCTGGCTTTGGCCAAAGCCGCCGGCATTTGTTCGAAAGATTACTCACCCTGTAGTTGTACCGAACAAAACGTTAATTGCAATCAAGTACCAGTTTGCGACATAGCAAGAATGTTCAATACTATGACATGGCACGATTTAAATTCAATCGAAATTACGATATCGCCAACTGAAACAGAACCGATTCCAGATGATTTTCTGGGTTACGCGCGCGTTAATGGTTCTGTTAGTTTAGTTTGTACGGAAAACAGTTATTTACAAGTATCTGAAAACGCATTTCGCGCATCCATGGAATCTATCCTTACTGTATCAATTAGAGGCTGTAATTTAGAAAAGCTCAATTATGCATTCatgtccaaaatgaaaaagctgagcgacttttt
This region includes:
- the LOC124335819 gene encoding uncharacterized protein LOC124335819, which encodes MEEERTIDPYRSAEIPSISDRLEFLFDNPLQIQELTFKENCKPLNEILDLTCSPNLQVNQDIAHSERYQIVNFQRLIFSYHANRLYLRVVDAKSRPVVLVLPPENVAAFVNSSRDAYSTLLADWDRAPAVVIELFNSSFTFSHRSRYGILVYDFVFRSWELIGFIAPLGCDKSESGQSPNPIIRLIEYFQPNLKKVNRKRTSTCRKKDITEKQIQSFNCANF
- the LOC124338186 gene encoding uncharacterized protein LOC124338186 isoform X1, translated to MASSSPPPLIPINGSNNVCYIRETNNSAASKPINRVELQFGEFFNGASHECFKTTNASSNGEYHQQQSNYHFKHPNQFTTHSQMEINKSEFFQSTRPNPPENQLFPVADIPADLLFQHVDLLKQERTWSHQEIISDVDCYWYRKNLENVNTINCLRKEITDLRTKLIAAENHRGNIGVNKTLDWKEKTDKNNVFTCGTCRKEYKTERGLEVHQNSRHADPGCWINYQFGYFAPPVVTERGILRNPSSNYKKRCRIQRKLWIYNFT
- the LOC124338186 gene encoding uncharacterized protein LOC124338186 isoform X3, translated to MASSSPPPLIPINGSNNVCYIRETNNSAASKPINRVELQFGEFFNGASHECFKTTNASSNGEYHQQQSNYHFKHPNQFTTHSQMEINKSEFFQSTRPNPPENQLFPVADIPADLLFQHVDLLKQERTWSHQEIISDVDCYWYRKNLENVNTINCLRKEITDLRTKLIAAENHRGNIGVNKTLDWKEKTDKNNVFTCGTCRKEYKTERGLEVHQNSRHADPGCWINYQFGKGPTRGHRKRNSKKSLQQL
- the LOC124338186 gene encoding uncharacterized protein LOC124338186 isoform X5, yielding MASSSPPPLIPINGSNNVCYIRETNNSAASKPINRVELQFGEFFNGASHECFKTTNASSNGEYHQQQSNYHFKHPNQFTTHSQMEINKSEFFQSTRPNPPENQLFPVADIPADLLFQHVDLLKQERTWSHQEIISDVDCYWYRKNLENVNTINCLRKEITDLRTKLIAAENHRGNIGVNKTLDWKEKTDKNNVFTCGTCRKEYKTERGLEVHQNSRHADPGCWINYQFGPHPWSQKEEF
- the LOC124338186 gene encoding uncharacterized protein LOC124338186 isoform X4, producing the protein MASSSPPPLIPINGSNNVCYIRETNNSAASKPINRVELQFGEFFNGASHECFKTTNASSNGEYHQQQSNYHFKHPNQFTTHSQMEINKSEFFQSTRPNPPENQLFPVADIPADLLFQHVDLLKQERTWSHQEIISDVDCYWYRKNLENVNTINCLRKEITDLRTKLIAAENHRGNIGVNKTLDWKEKTDKNNVFTCGTCRKEYKTERGLEVHQNSRHADPGCWINYQFGYFKRPHPWSQKEEF
- the LOC124338186 gene encoding uncharacterized protein LOC124338186 isoform X2, producing MASSSPPPLIPINGSNNVCYIRETNNSAASKPINRVELQFGEFFNGASHECFKTTNASSNGEYHQQQSNYHFKHPNQFTTHSQMEINKSEFFQSTRPNPPENQLFPVADIPADLLFQHVDLLKERTWSHQEIISDVDCYWYRKNLENVNTINCLRKEITDLRTKLIAAENHRGNIGVNKTLDWKEKTDKNNVFTCGTCRKEYKTERGLEVHQNSRHADPGCWINYQFGYFAPPVVTERGILRNPSSNYKKRCRIQRKLWIYNFT